GTACTGTCACTATTCTTTATAGATAAGGTTGCTAATTATAAGCAATATGATGCCAGTGGCAATGCGATACAAGGTAAATTTGCACAATGGTTTGAAGAAATTTATACCGAATATGTATCACAAAATGCTTTTAAAGAATTAGATAAATTCCCGATTGACAAGGTACATAATGGTTATTTTTCTCAAGATAAAAAAGGAAAAATAAAGGATACTAATGGAGTTACTAAAGCCGATGATGATACCTATAGCTTAATTATGAAGGATAAGGAGAAACTCTTAAATTTAGACAATCCTTTACGTTTTATATTCTCGCATTCTGCACTTCGTGAGGGGTGGGACAACCCAAATGTATTTCAAATATGTACGCTTAACGAAACCAAATCAGAAACAAAGAAACGACAAGAAATTGGTAGAGGTTTACGCCTAGCTGTTAACCAGACAGGGCGGCGAACCTATGATCCGAATATTAATCGCCTTACGGTAGTTGCTAATGAGTCGTATGATGATTTTGCCAAAGCGCTACAAAAAGAAATTGAAGACGATTGTGGAGTATCTTTTAAAGGGCGAATTAAAAACAAGACTAGCAGAACATCTATTAAATACCGAAAAGGCTTTGAAGCTGATCCGAAGTTCTTGGAGATTTGGGAGAAATTAAAACAAAAAACAACCTATAGAGTAGATTATGATACTGCCGATTTAATCACTAAAGCCTCTAAAGCCCTTGTTGATTTACCTACTATTAAGGCACCTTCACTACGCTCTATAAAAACAGCGGTTACTATGAATACAACTGATGGAATAGGTGGAGAATATAAGGGCGAACGATTAGAAAGTTATGAGGAGAGAGTATGGAAAATACCTGATATTTTAGGTTATATACAAGGTAAAACAGAGTTAACACGCTCAACAATCCAAGCAATTTTAAATAAGTCTGGGAGGCTTGGAGATGTGTTAGTTAATCCACAATTATTTCTAGATTTATCATCACAAGCAATAAAACACTCGCTTTATGATATGATGATAGATGGAATAAAATATCATCATATCGGAAATTCCGAATATGAAATGTCTTCATTTGAAGCGCAAGAGCTTGAGGTTTATTTAAATGATTTTACATTTAATATTTCTGATAACTCTAAAACTATTTATGAAGAGTTAATTCCGTTAGATTCGGGTGTCGAAAATAGATTTGCCAAAGATTGTGAAAGTAGCGACCAAATAAAGTTCTATTTTAAGTTACCTAATTGGTTTAAAATTCCAACACCAATAGGTACTTATAATCCTGATTGGGCTTTGGTTTTTGAAGATGATAATAAGGTTTATTTTGTTGCAGAAACTAAAGATACAGGGACACCAGAGGTTGATTTGTTGAAACTAAGCAATGATGAACAATTAAAAATAAAATGTGGTAAAGCCCACTTTAAAGAATTTGAAAAACTAGAATATAAAGTAGTAAACAAAGTTGGGCAACTAATAGGGTGATAGTAATAGGTCTTTTTCAATTAATTAGGGAAATTTAGTATTTAGAAACCTCTTTATATAAAGTTTACAAACATTTTATGTAAGATAAATTCTTTTTAATAATTGATTATGCGAAGTTCGGTAGAGTTAGACTTTTTAAAATATAGAAAACTAGAGGATAACGATTTATTTATGAGCAGTGGCATGCCTATTAGAGATTATTATTTATATAAATGTTAGGCAACATTTTTTCTTTTTAATTTTATTTCCCCTGTTGTTTCTCTGTCTGTCCAATATTGTCCTTCCATTTCATCAACTTTAAACCCTTCAAATGTCAATAAAGTCGAACCATAATGAATTTCACTTCTATCTCTAACACTTGATTTTGGTGTATTGATATAGGAGTAAATTAATTGTTCCAATCCACGGTCTTTTTCAATGTCAAAAGAGGCTCCAATACTATGACTTCTACTTTCGTTAGTTTTAATTTCCACCTGAACATTAAAAAATGTCTGGGTTATTTTTATCTCGATTGGAATAGAGTCAAGTGATTTTTCCTTCCAATTAGATTTAAGCTCCCCTTTCCATTCACCTGATAGATTCGGGAAAGGTACAAGCCAAGGGTAAAATATCTTCCACTTCCATACACATTTAATGAACAAAGTCCATAGAATAACATTTATTGATATTGTTGTGGATATATGACTAACCGCTTTGTTCAAGTCAATACTATCTAAATTCTGAGTTAATAGAAATATCATTCCAAAGGTTATGAATGCTAACCCTAGGATCGTAAAGGCAAAGACTCTTATATTATATGTTATCATGGGCTAATACTGTAAGTGATTCCATAATAAAAGCATATAAGAGTTCACATCTTTATATGTCCATTTTCTGCCAATAAATAAGTAAAGTAATTCAGATACTTCTCCCCATTCTTTACAAGTTTTTTCTTCCTTAGTCTGCTCGTAAATGTAAGATATTGATTCTTTTAACCTATCTGTCCAAGTGTCGTTGTCATTCATAATACGATTTGGAACATTCCAAATAAGACATTCCAAAAGAAAAGAGGTAATATCATCGCTTACATTTTCACCATCATCAATCATTTTATATCGCAATTTACGGTGTAATCGAGTTAGTCTTTTAAATCTTCGGGAAGTATTCGTGTTTTTAACTATTCCATTTTCTATGTGTTGCTTAGGGTAATTTACAGTAGCTTTTCCTTTGTCAGACCAAAATTTTGCACCTAGTATATATTCGCCATTTTTTGAATACCTTCTGAAATTCCAAGTAGGGACTACATCAGTTTCAATTCTATTAGTATTCGCCTTTACTGTTATACATTTATCATTTCTGACAACTTCACTTCTTCCAAATTTATTCACTAAAGCAGTTTCAACATCATTTTTAAACTCAGAAAATGAATAATCACTTGGTCCTATATGGGCAATATTTACATGTTCTTCTGTTACCTCAGGAGGTAAGCTAAAGAAATAGCCGCCAGTGTATCTAACGTTTATATCAATATCACTATTTAATCTAACATTTGTGTTGTTCGCATACGAGCCTTGACCAAAAGTTTCGGTTGATCTCTTTTTTAATTTTTCATCAGAACCAATCGCATCACGAACCATTCTTTCAGAATTTTCAAGTTTAGTTTGTTCTGTATTACTTGGTGGCTTTGTCCAAGTTGCCAATTGTTCCTCCGTGTACTTTGCCATTTATTTAGATTATTTGTTACCTAACAATCAAATATACATATTATGGTTATCTGCTTTAGAAGAAAAATGTTAAGTGTATTAAACTGTTAAATTGATGTTTAGATGTAAAACTAACAATTATAAAATAGATTAAAATACCCATTGATGGGTATTTATTAATGAATGCTTTTTAAGTACTTAAAAAGTAATAGATCAGAACTACGTTAAATTGTGAAAGTTACAAAACCATCAAGACCTTTCTTCTTTCCCCTCAACCGCCAACCCCTCCCAACTAGGGAAGATTATTATTTTGCTGCTTTCCTATGGCTCTGCTCTCTCAGTGAAATCTGGATTCAAATCAAGCTAAAAGTATATGAAATGGAGCAAGAAAGGATTAAAAAGCTATAAATAGGAACATATCCCTATCAATTGGTATGGATTTCAGGTAAAATACGCATTGGTAGTTAAGTGCTGTACGGGAAGATCCCCTATTACACTATCCATAGACATCCGAAACACAGCATGGACATCACAAAGGCGGGCATTTTTTCAACAGCACGTCTATTGCTTCAATCATTACGAAAACTAAAAGGCTTATGAAAGACGCACATTTTACTGATCCTTTAAAATCAACTTTTCACAATAACGGAACGACCAATGAAGCTGTTAATGGGAAATCTACAGAGGTAAATGCTACCGACCAGTGTTATGCAACCATTGTTTCCGATACCGAAGTGCTGACCCGGTTCAAGGTTATACTCCGTTCGGGGGTGCTGCAATCGATCCCCTACTCCACACTGCCTATTATAACACTAATAGACAATCAATTACTGATCATTAAAGCGCATGAACTAACCATTAAGGTAACGGGAAGGAATCTTACCGTTTTGGAGAAGAATTTATCTTCTGAGAGGTTGATATACCTCAAGGAAAGTGCTTCGGGTAAGGATGACGGAACATCGCACGTTTTTATAGCTCATATCGAAATGTCAGGTAAAGCACTTAACTACGAAAAGGAACTTTAAACCTCATGTTATATGGACAAGAAAAACAACCTGAAGAAGGAATTTGAAAAACAATCCGGTATAAAAGAAAATGCCACAACTAAAAAAGAAGTCAAAAAAGAGCTGTCCGAGCAGGAGGCTAAAAAGCAAATTGGACTTTACGCACAACTAGACCCTTCGGAAACACCAACTTTTAAGCTGCAAGAAATACAAAAAGAGATGGATCAGGATATAGGAAAAATTAAACAGGATCATCTGCAACAGGAAATAAATCATATTCCCTATAAAGGGTATCAAAATGCTCAACAGGACTACGATACAATACAAAAAAACACAGCATACAAAGAACAAGAGGTAATCAACCGTTCTGTAGAGGAAGCCAAAGCGTACTACAGGGAAAATGGCAGCCTTACCAAAGTTTTTAATGAAAAAAGCAAAGGCAAGGATATGGATAAGGAATAACCGTATCAAAACCTCCAACCTATGAAAATATACCAATTAGAAGAAAATGACTTAGCAGAGCTTATTGAAACGGTAGTAGCGCGTATGCAAATAAAACAGCCTGTGCATTTGGATAAATGGATTGATGCGTCGGAAGCGATGCATTTACTACGGATATCTTCTGTTACCACCTTACAAAAATTTAGGGATGAGGGGGCTATCAGGTTTACGCAACCTTCGAAGAAAATAATACTATACGATAGACAATCGATCCTTGAATTTCTTGATAAAAACGCACGTAACCCATTTTAAATTTTTGAATTATGGAAGAACAATTACAAGTATCGGAAGACTACAAAAAGGCGTTCAATAAGGCTGATTTTATATGTAGCTACATGCCGCATTTACTAAAAGAGATAACCATTCCTGAAAAAGGTTCTGATGACTATACACAGGGTTTTAAAGACCGTGTGCAGCAACATGAAAAAGAAGTACAGCGTACCCTACAGGGTGCTATGCAAGCTATCAGAGACCGTTACGCTAAACAAATAAATGCTCCCGGTAAAAACAGTAATAAAGGTAAAGGCATGGATAAAGAATAAATAGCATCTTCTTAAATTAAAATTATATGAATTTTTTTAAACGAAATAGGGAGAACGAAACCCCAAAGACAAAGGAGACTATTTTAGAACAGGTTGTATTTGATATGCCGGGTACCGGAACACGAATCACCTATGCGGACAGTTTGGAAGGGTGCTTTATATGCGGTGCCATAGGCTCGGGTAAATCTAGTGGACTGGCTCAGATGATTGCAAAGTCGTATCTTAAAAATGGCTATTCCTTTTTGGTACTATGCGCAAAAGTGGATGAAGCTGAACGTTGGAAAAAATATGCTCGAGAAACGGGACGTGAACAAGATCTTGTTGTTTTTAATCAAAACAGCGGCTTGGCTTTTAACTTTCTCCAATACGAGATGCAACGCAGTGGTGCAGGTGCAGGTGACGTTATCAACTTAAACAGGCTGCTTCAAAATGTTAATGAACTTAGTAAAATTTTTCATGGCGATAAAGGAGGAAGTAGTGAACGTTTTTGGGATAATGCTGTTCAAAGGCTCATCAGTAATGCCATTATGTTTTTAAAAATGGCCGGAGCTGAAATAAGCATCGCCAATATCCGCAGGCTTATTTCCGACAGCTTTCAGGAAGAAGACCTGAAGTACTATCATCTGTTAAATAAATTAATACGCTCTACCGAAGAAATCGAACCGCAAAAAAGAATGTAGGCAAGGGCTGATTATGAGATATTCCGACAATCCAACTTCTTTCTTGGGCTGTTGGAAAAAATAAACGGAACTGATTTATCTGAAGAACAGCAGCAGGATTTTGAATTATTGAAAACGTATTGGTTGAACGATTTTGCCCTGCTCTCGGAAAAAACAAGAAGTATTGTTGTGGAATCCTTTATGGGGATTATAGAGCCTTTCTTGAATGACGGTATTTTACGGCGTCATTTTACAGGGGGATTGAGTGATGAATTAATCCCTGAGAATTGTATCGCCAACAATAAGATTGTCATTATTGATTTTCCGATTAAAGCCTATGGGTTAGCAGGCACTTATGCGGCAACCATTATAAAAACAGCTTTTCAGCAGGCTTTGGAACGCCGTAATATTGAAAGGGAAACCAACCCGAAACCTATGGCTTTATGGATTGACGAGTATCAAAACTTTTGTAATCCGTTGACTGATAGTATGTTTCAGTTGACCGCGCGTAGTTCTTGGGTTGCTTCTGTTTATATCACTCAGAATATCAATAATTTGCGGTTTGTAATGGGGAATAACCAACCGGAAGCGAGGGCTAAAAGTCTGCTGGGGAATATTAATCTTAAAATCTTCTGTTCTAATGCTGATTTTGACACTAATGAATGGGCTTCTCAAATGATCGGAAAACATTATGTGGAGGTGCAGAACTTGAATTACGACAAGGATATGCAGATGAGTAAAACCAAATCTAAAGAGTTACGGGATAAAGTGGCTATAGATACGTTTACCAAGTTAAAGACGGGGAAAAAAGAAAATCGTTATAGTGTGGAAGCAGTGGTTTTTAAATCGGGTAAAGTATGGGGTAAAAATGGTGATAACTTCGCTATAGTGAAGTTTGGTCAGAGAATATGCTAACGCTCTGTCTGATATGGTACCTATGGTGATGGTCTTTTCTCAAAATAAGATGGTCTAAACTGTCATAGTTTTTTAATACATCATCCCCAAAAATAAATTTTCAAGTGTGCTTCTAGATAAATCTTACTTTTTGAGAAACAGATTGTTTTTCTAGTTAGTCTTTTAATGTGTGTTCTTAAAGTGAGATTTTTTCTTTCAATGAGGTTAGTGCAATATCGAAATCGTTTATGAGTTGTTTTGGGAATCAGACTGGGATAGATATTCAACTTATCGGTGTAAATACTGCTTGGATTTAGTAATAAAACTTTATCAATTAAGGGCTTGATATTTTCTTTTGATTTGTTGCCTACAAAAAAAGCAACAACATTTTTGGTAGTTCTCTCTATAGCATAGGTTATCCATGTTACATTGGCTTTGTTACCTATAAAGCTCCATAATTCGTCAATCTCAAATTTACAACCTAACTTAGTAAAATTCATAGGTCTTATTTGACCACTTATTTTTAGCATTCTCGAAAGCACTGTTTTATTCGATATTTCTAATATTCGTGAGATGCTCCTTATACCGCAACCTTCTTTTAGCAGGCTCTTTATTAATGCATTTGTTTCCAACTTATAGGCTTTATATTTGTACGCTTTTTGGAAACTCTTTCTACAATTTTTACAGTAATAACGTTGCTCTCCATTGGCTTGTTTTCCATTTTTCACAGCTAATGTTTTACAGCTTGTACATTTCATAATTTTTCTATCAACTAATTGAAACCACAAAGGTGATAAAAATGGGTATTAAAGCCTTTAATTGTGTTTAAAATAGAAAGGTGTACATAATTGTACACCTTTTTCTAATCCTATCCTTATTTTAATTTATTGGTTTTCAGTAAATAACAATTATTTATTCACTATCAACTAATTTAAACCATTACCTACTGGCATCTATATTTCCATTTTCGTCAACAGGTATATTTAAATCTCTTCCAAAAATACTGGTCATGTCTACTTCGGTAACGTTACTTTGAGTATTGCCCTCTTCATGTGTATAGCCATCAGCAGGATAACCTAAATCCGTTGCCGAAAGACCGTCTCTATATTGCCTCATTTTAAAGCTTTGAGGTCAATAACAACAATTAGTACTTTAGATGTAAAGATTACTG
The Flavobacterium litorale genome window above contains:
- a CDS encoding IS1 family transposase, translated to MKCTSCKTLAVKNGKQANGEQRYYCKNCRKSFQKAYKYKAYKLETNALIKSLLKEGCGIRSISRILEISNKTVLSRMLKISGQIRPMNFTKLGCKFEIDELWSFIGNKANVTWITYAIERTTKNVVAFFVGNKSKENIKPLIDKVLLLNPSSIYTDKLNIYPSLIPKTTHKRFRYCTNLIERKNLTLRTHIKRLTRKTICFSKSKIYLEAHLKIYFWG
- a CDS encoding restriction endonuclease → MKLNFESNLQFQLDAIKSVTDVFEGQPLEESLLEHNIEDEGELHSVLAVSNKLVLSQEQILTNLQGIQEKNELPAVTQLDGMHFSVEMETGTGKTYVYLRTVYELNKQYGFKKFVIVVPSVAIREGVSKNLEITHNHFQNLYDNIPVHFDVYNSAKPSTLRGFADSNTIEILVINIDSFAKDENIINKPNDKLSGRKPVEFIQATNPFVIVDEPQNMETEKRIAAIENLNALCTLRYSATHKNEYNLVYSLNPVKAYDLGLVKQIEVDSIVEENAFNDAYIAVDSITATKTKVTAKLFINVNNKGSVTKKKITVGVGNDLYALSNEREIYSDGYIIDEIDASNQCISLSNGTVLYQGDSQGGLSDEVMRFQIKKTVEEHLKKEKRLNKKGIKVLSLFFIDKVANYKQYDASGNAIQGKFAQWFEEIYTEYVSQNAFKELDKFPIDKVHNGYFSQDKKGKIKDTNGVTKADDDTYSLIMKDKEKLLNLDNPLRFIFSHSALREGWDNPNVFQICTLNETKSETKKRQEIGRGLRLAVNQTGRRTYDPNINRLTVVANESYDDFAKALQKEIEDDCGVSFKGRIKNKTSRTSIKYRKGFEADPKFLEIWEKLKQKTTYRVDYDTADLITKASKALVDLPTIKAPSLRSIKTAVTMNTTDGIGGEYKGERLESYEERVWKIPDILGYIQGKTELTRSTIQAILNKSGRLGDVLVNPQLFLDLSSQAIKHSLYDMMIDGIKYHHIGNSEYEMSSFEAQELEVYLNDFTFNISDNSKTIYEELIPLDSGVENRFAKDCESSDQIKFYFKLPNWFKIPTPIGTYNPDWALVFEDDNKVYFVAETKDTGTPEVDLLKLSNDEQLKIKCGKAHFKEFEKLEYKVVNKVGQLIG
- a CDS encoding type IV secretory system conjugative DNA transfer family protein, which translates into the protein MEKINGTDLSEEQQQDFELLKTYWLNDFALLSEKTRSIVVESFMGIIEPFLNDGILRRHFTGGLSDELIPENCIANNKIVIIDFPIKAYGLAGTYAATIIKTAFQQALERRNIERETNPKPMALWIDEYQNFCNPLTDSMFQLTARSSWVASVYITQNINNLRFVMGNNQPEARAKSLLGNINLKIFCSNADFDTNEWASQMIGKHYVEVQNLNYDKDMQMSKTKSKELRDKVAIDTFTKLKTGKKENRYSVEAVVFKSGKVWGKNGDNFAIVKFGQRIC
- a CDS encoding nucleotidyltransferase domain-containing protein, with translation MAKYTEEQLATWTKPPSNTEQTKLENSERMVRDAIGSDEKLKKRSTETFGQGSYANNTNVRLNSDIDINVRYTGGYFFSLPPEVTEEHVNIAHIGPSDYSFSEFKNDVETALVNKFGRSEVVRNDKCITVKANTNRIETDVVPTWNFRRYSKNGEYILGAKFWSDKGKATVNYPKQHIENGIVKNTNTSRRFKRLTRLHRKLRYKMIDDGENVSDDITSFLLECLIWNVPNRIMNDNDTWTDRLKESISYIYEQTKEEKTCKEWGEVSELLYLFIGRKWTYKDVNSYMLLLWNHLQY
- a CDS encoding helix-turn-helix domain-containing protein; the encoded protein is MKIYQLEENDLAELIETVVARMQIKQPVHLDKWIDASEAMHLLRISSVTTLQKFRDEGAIRFTQPSKKIILYDRQSILEFLDKNARNPF
- a CDS encoding Cap15 family cyclic dinucleotide receptor domain-containing protein, encoding MITYNIRVFAFTILGLAFITFGMIFLLTQNLDSIDLNKAVSHISTTISINVILWTLFIKCVWKWKIFYPWLVPFPNLSGEWKGELKSNWKEKSLDSIPIEIKITQTFFNVQVEIKTNESRSHSIGASFDIEKDRGLEQLIYSYINTPKSSVRDRSEIHYGSTLLTFEGFKVDEMEGQYWTDRETTGEIKLKRKNVA